In Natronomonas halophila, one DNA window encodes the following:
- a CDS encoding class I SAM-dependent methyltransferase encodes MTVPCVRVPRERGEAARKRIAELDALSGTYEIEVVDGDIYIPLDESADLDALVSEFDVVDRDVDRRETQTLPADILGFEPSYERLGDIAIIDEDDDERARGIAEAIADSDLPLDTVVNRASPIEGELRIRNWDLLVGDSTETVHREYGCEFEVDIAEMYFSPRLATERRRVVKQVEDGEQFFDMFAGVGPFVIPAAKQGAECVGTDLNEAAIEYLRRNAERNNVAERVTAIHGDVREISGYDDWADRLVMNLPHSADEFLETAVELAGDDCVLHYYDIQHESDPFGPGERAIREAAAPDYEVTVQTKHEVRSYAPHELNVCLDVRFRR; translated from the coding sequence ATGACTGTTCCGTGCGTGCGCGTCCCCAGAGAACGCGGCGAGGCCGCCCGCAAACGCATCGCCGAACTGGACGCCCTCTCGGGAACCTACGAAATCGAGGTCGTCGACGGCGATATCTACATTCCTCTCGACGAGTCCGCGGACCTCGACGCACTCGTATCGGAGTTCGATGTCGTCGACCGCGACGTCGACCGCCGCGAGACGCAGACGCTGCCCGCGGATATCCTCGGATTCGAACCCTCCTACGAGCGACTGGGCGACATCGCCATCATCGACGAGGACGACGACGAGCGGGCACGGGGGATTGCCGAGGCCATCGCGGATTCCGATTTGCCGCTGGATACGGTCGTTAACCGTGCCTCGCCCATCGAGGGCGAACTCCGCATCCGCAACTGGGACCTGCTCGTCGGTGATAGCACCGAGACGGTCCACCGCGAGTACGGCTGTGAGTTCGAGGTCGACATCGCGGAGATGTACTTCTCGCCGCGACTCGCCACCGAACGCCGACGCGTCGTCAAACAGGTCGAGGACGGCGAGCAGTTCTTCGATATGTTCGCCGGTGTCGGCCCCTTCGTCATCCCGGCCGCAAAGCAGGGTGCCGAATGTGTCGGCACCGACCTCAACGAGGCCGCAATCGAGTACCTGCGCCGGAACGCCGAACGGAACAACGTCGCCGAGCGGGTGACGGCGATTCACGGCGACGTCCGGGAGATATCGGGCTACGACGACTGGGCGGACCGACTGGTCATGAACCTCCCCCACAGCGCCGACGAGTTCCTCGAAACGGCCGTCGAACTGGCGGGCGACGACTGCGTCCTCCACTACTACGACATCCAACACGAGTCGGACCCCTTCGGCCCCGGCGAGCGCGCGATTCGGGAGGCGGCCGCCCCCGACTACGAGGTGACCGTCCAGACGAAACACGAGGTGCGCTCGTACGCGCCCCACGAACTCAACGTCTGTCTCGACGTCCGATTCCGTCGATAG
- a CDS encoding helix-turn-helix domain-containing protein, whose protein sequence is MRYFDLVLTPEHNGIHPVDAQLATIEGLERDSLLHIDAFGDGTGVLLYRLVGDKDAVVGVIEDHEDVISYDILDVEAEDTFHLYLHVHPGEPAGTLMALCYEFALIIDTPIEFTDRGGVLVTIVGTHDMLREALKAVPDHINISIQQVGQYSPGTRDMLSMLTERQREVFETAVEMGYYDIPRQVNQGELADRLDCAPSTVDEHLRKAESKMLSALLRNTGAETDERHASN, encoded by the coding sequence ATGCGATATTTCGACCTCGTCTTGACCCCGGAACACAACGGGATTCACCCCGTCGACGCCCAGTTGGCCACTATCGAGGGGCTCGAACGGGATTCGCTGTTGCACATCGACGCGTTCGGGGACGGGACGGGCGTGCTGCTCTACCGACTCGTCGGCGACAAGGACGCCGTCGTCGGCGTCATCGAGGACCACGAGGACGTCATCAGTTACGACATCCTCGACGTCGAAGCCGAGGACACCTTCCATCTGTATCTCCACGTCCACCCGGGCGAACCCGCGGGCACCCTGATGGCGCTGTGTTACGAGTTCGCGCTCATCATCGACACGCCCATCGAGTTCACCGACCGCGGGGGCGTGCTCGTGACCATCGTCGGCACCCACGACATGCTCCGTGAGGCGCTGAAAGCCGTTCCCGACCACATCAACATCTCCATCCAACAGGTCGGCCAGTACTCGCCGGGCACCCGCGACATGCTGTCGATGCTGACCGAACGGCAACGTGAGGTGTTCGAAACCGCCGTCGAGATGGGCTATTACGACATCCCACGACAGGTCAATCAGGGCGAACTCGCCGACCGACTCGACTGTGCGCCATCGACCGTCGACGAGCACCTCCGGAAGGCCGAATCGAAGATGCTGTCGGCGCTGCTCCGGAACACCGGCGCCGAAACCGACGAACGACACGCCAGCAACTAG
- the artA gene encoding archaeosortase A, with protein MLPFDVLAVTDPLAWVVVALFGGGALAERRYPDLSRYVVGGTWALFAVFWLLLAPHFFFVSNSIIEALLALVGVPACLYAGYLLASGRDSLFVLSRAVAVMGLVYLPAETLPFIRQLLVEHVASQTALLMDALGYDPNLGPIAERRPAYAGFEAAFFFETPDPNHAGIVYNIVMACTALGSMAIFIGCIAAVKAPLRRKFRALAVAIPIIYVLNIIRTTFIGLAFGHQWFDGWYGPYLLSLFGETDPYLVSHIVAEGIISQTLSVVALVGIAWFVIRELPELLVIIDDIAYMVTGEDRDTAAELGLLPDADDATAAAGADDD; from the coding sequence ATGCTCCCGTTCGACGTGCTGGCGGTGACGGACCCGCTCGCGTGGGTCGTCGTGGCCCTGTTCGGCGGTGGCGCCCTCGCCGAGCGACGCTATCCGGACCTGTCACGCTACGTCGTCGGCGGGACGTGGGCGCTTTTCGCCGTTTTTTGGCTTCTCTTGGCGCCGCATTTCTTCTTCGTCTCCAACAGCATCATCGAGGCGCTGTTGGCGCTGGTCGGCGTCCCGGCCTGTCTCTATGCGGGCTACCTGCTTGCGAGCGGCCGTGACTCGTTGTTCGTCCTGAGTCGAGCAGTTGCGGTGATGGGGCTGGTCTATTTGCCGGCCGAGACGCTCCCGTTCATCCGGCAACTGCTCGTCGAACACGTCGCCAGTCAGACGGCCCTGCTGATGGACGCGCTCGGTTACGACCCGAACCTCGGCCCCATCGCCGAGCGCCGACCGGCCTACGCCGGTTTCGAGGCGGCCTTCTTTTTCGAGACGCCGGACCCGAACCACGCCGGCATCGTCTACAACATCGTGATGGCCTGTACCGCCCTCGGGAGCATGGCCATCTTCATCGGCTGTATCGCCGCGGTCAAGGCGCCGCTTCGCCGCAAGTTCCGGGCGCTTGCGGTCGCGATTCCGATCATCTACGTCCTCAACATCATCCGAACGACGTTCATCGGCCTCGCCTTCGGCCACCAGTGGTTCGACGGCTGGTACGGGCCGTATCTCCTCTCGCTGTTCGGCGAGACGGACCCCTATCTGGTCTCCCACATCGTCGCGGAGGGCATCATCAGCCAGACGCTATCGGTGGTTGCGCTGGTCGGAATTGCGTGGTTCGTCATCCGGGAACTCCCCGAACTGCTCGTCATTATCGACGACATCGCGTATATGGTGACCGGCGAGGACCGCGATACGGCGGCGGAACTCGGGCTGTTGCCCGACGCCGATGACGCGACGGCGGCCGCCGGCGCGGACGACGACTGA
- a CDS encoding cupin domain-containing protein: MRKVAIDDVDIERSPLGVHSVRRPVSDALGTEHFAMNYFELEPGESFSGGLHTHHDQEELFYVQSGEATFDVADEPSSDATEQVTVGAGEVIRFPPGQYQEGFNDEDNDDPVVGFAFGAPDSKHDWEDIESVLHCSECGEETGHGMSLTEEGSFEFTCLECGNELTF; the protein is encoded by the coding sequence ATGCGAAAAGTCGCCATCGACGACGTCGATATCGAACGAAGCCCCCTCGGCGTCCACAGCGTCCGCCGACCGGTTTCGGACGCGCTGGGCACCGAACATTTTGCGATGAACTATTTCGAACTCGAGCCGGGCGAATCCTTCTCCGGCGGACTTCACACCCACCACGACCAGGAGGAACTCTTCTACGTCCAGTCGGGGGAAGCGACCTTCGACGTGGCCGACGAACCGAGCAGCGACGCCACCGAACAGGTCACCGTCGGCGCTGGCGAAGTCATCCGCTTCCCGCCGGGCCAGTATCAGGAGGGCTTCAACGACGAGGACAACGACGACCCCGTCGTCGGCTTTGCCTTCGGCGCGCCCGACTCGAAACACGACTGGGAGGACATCGAATCGGTCCTCCACTGCAGCGAGTGCGGCGAGGAGACGGGCCACGGGATGTCGCTGACCGAGGAAGGTTCCTTCGAGTTCACCTGTCTGGAGTGTGGTAACGAACTGACGTTCTGA
- a CDS encoding PGF-pre-PGF domain-containing protein — MTDEHTHELRALLLAGLVALSVLAGGVAFAGTAVAEHHGLTASDGGGGNASTLIAGFDDQLPDGVESDDDTLRVEATNESFPTEFQGELRVPDSDIAFADNQGPEDIELVVIGEYGDEQRASRTEGIEVTHVGPDRVAFNVTSDAVLSSPPVAVEIRTLRFDPGSDDTGSLRWSVNGETATHELRVEPFDHELTATDENGGFSAAVTAGAENQTMFGAPTGTPSEPARNLVLRGDEGDLPSQFEVTLSLDGEPIDFHDRNVGDITVSSPSGEAYIPSDGVSATEIRVKVARFDGSSNDTAILELDGVTFDVPADANASEVTWEINGHTTTYGLLPDRVDARFADDYAVPRGLDGAPENGTTVEISSRDSFTTGIHDADQNLTVAIPTQHRDSLSFDTSAQTTATIESDGDLSATEVPVTIEANHLLVSVDRDINDSEVVTLSNVRFNTSGFEGPTDADAADFESGLDVVTTPVDNGPFDPVQVTTSNGLAVGTPNITVEGDATQLDSGVNSTTGSNGLAVRINDTTGHQIAPGSDVVVGLEGDGGIAFDTKQSLTVSGALSDASEVSVSENAIVVSVDENASATAAGDSIHIESADGDGIRFDTTSATDGDAAAFSVETNAGDAPVIQSTETVAAVGEIPGGNDGNGSEDGSEDGSGDGSGDGSDDESGGGSEDGSEDGSEDGSGDGSGNEGGAGNGGSGGSGGAGTGGGGGGSGAGSSDDASTGNNTETDDGTSQNETSTDPANGSEVEPPAGAVAFDAQQIADTAPGQEGVEVDFENVSVDSITFVAGAGGQATIAQMDELPDGVPATPGELLMAMEISVPENISDEQATIQFTLDESQLEAAGGSPESIRLGHYTDGGWDVHQPELVSSEGGEYVYESEVPGFSLYAVYAQDSTEQTETETATATEDEPVGERAGLIDSPITAALGFVGLLALVLTIAGARMYQQNDSL, encoded by the coding sequence ATGACCGACGAACACACTCACGAACTCCGCGCCCTCCTGCTCGCCGGCCTCGTGGCGCTGTCCGTTCTCGCGGGCGGCGTCGCCTTCGCCGGAACGGCGGTAGCGGAGCACCACGGCCTGACGGCGAGCGATGGGGGTGGGGGAAACGCCTCCACGCTCATCGCCGGTTTCGATGACCAGCTCCCCGACGGTGTCGAAAGCGACGACGACACCCTCCGGGTCGAAGCGACCAACGAATCGTTCCCGACCGAGTTCCAGGGCGAACTCCGAGTTCCCGACAGTGACATCGCGTTCGCGGACAACCAGGGTCCCGAGGACATCGAACTGGTCGTCATCGGAGAGTACGGCGACGAGCAACGCGCGAGCCGGACCGAGGGCATCGAAGTCACCCACGTCGGCCCCGACCGCGTCGCGTTCAACGTGACCAGCGACGCCGTCCTCTCCTCGCCGCCCGTCGCGGTCGAAATCCGGACCCTCCGGTTCGACCCCGGTAGCGACGACACCGGGTCCCTCCGATGGAGCGTCAACGGCGAGACCGCGACCCACGAACTACGCGTCGAACCGTTCGACCACGAACTGACCGCGACCGACGAGAACGGTGGATTCTCCGCCGCGGTCACCGCGGGCGCGGAAAACCAGACGATGTTCGGCGCGCCCACGGGCACGCCCAGCGAGCCAGCCCGGAACCTCGTGCTCCGCGGCGACGAAGGCGACCTGCCCTCCCAGTTCGAAGTGACCCTCTCGCTCGACGGGGAGCCTATCGACTTCCACGACCGGAACGTCGGCGATATCACCGTCAGTTCCCCCAGCGGCGAGGCGTACATCCCGAGCGACGGCGTCTCGGCGACCGAAATCCGCGTCAAGGTGGCGCGCTTCGACGGCTCCAGCAACGACACTGCCATCCTCGAACTTGACGGGGTGACCTTCGACGTTCCCGCGGACGCGAATGCGAGCGAGGTTACATGGGAAATCAACGGCCACACCACTACCTACGGACTGCTGCCGGACCGCGTCGACGCCCGATTTGCCGACGACTATGCAGTCCCTCGCGGGCTCGACGGTGCTCCCGAGAACGGGACGACCGTCGAGATTTCCAGCCGGGACTCCTTCACGACGGGGATTCACGACGCCGACCAGAACCTCACCGTCGCGATTCCGACCCAGCACCGCGATTCCCTCTCCTTCGATACGTCCGCCCAGACCACGGCAACTATCGAATCCGACGGTGACCTGTCGGCCACCGAGGTGCCCGTGACCATCGAGGCCAACCACCTTCTCGTGTCGGTCGATAGGGACATCAACGACAGCGAGGTGGTAACCCTCTCGAACGTCCGGTTCAACACGTCGGGCTTCGAGGGGCCGACCGACGCGGACGCGGCCGACTTCGAGAGCGGTCTCGATGTCGTCACGACGCCGGTCGACAACGGACCCTTCGACCCGGTACAGGTGACGACCAGCAACGGATTGGCAGTCGGAACCCCGAACATCACCGTCGAGGGTGACGCGACTCAACTGGACTCCGGCGTGAACAGCACGACCGGTAGCAACGGGCTCGCCGTCCGTATCAACGACACGACAGGCCACCAAATCGCACCCGGAAGCGACGTCGTGGTCGGTCTCGAGGGTGACGGCGGCATCGCCTTCGACACCAAACAGTCGCTGACCGTCAGCGGTGCGCTGTCGGACGCCTCCGAGGTGTCGGTCTCCGAGAACGCCATCGTGGTTTCGGTCGACGAGAACGCCTCGGCGACCGCTGCCGGTGACAGTATCCACATCGAGAGCGCCGATGGAGACGGTATCCGGTTCGATACCACCAGCGCCACCGACGGCGACGCGGCAGCGTTCAGCGTCGAAACGAACGCGGGCGATGCGCCCGTCATCCAGTCGACGGAGACGGTGGCGGCAGTCGGGGAAATCCCCGGTGGCAACGACGGTAACGGAAGCGAAGACGGTAGTGAGGATGGCAGCGGTGATGGAAGCGGCGACGGCAGTGACGATGAGAGTGGTGGCGGAAGCGAAGACGGTAGTGAGGATGGCAGTGAAGACGGAAGCGGCGACGGAAGTGGCAATGAAGGCGGTGCCGGTAACGGCGGTAGTGGTGGCAGCGGCGGCGCCGGTACTGGTGGTGGCGGCGGTGGGTCTGGTGCTGGCAGTAGTGATGATGCCAGCACTGGAAACAACACCGAGACTGACGACGGCACGTCACAGAACGAGACGTCGACGGACCCGGCCAATGGGTCCGAGGTCGAACCGCCCGCGGGCGCCGTCGCGTTCGACGCCCAGCAGATAGCCGATACTGCGCCCGGACAGGAGGGCGTCGAAGTCGACTTCGAGAACGTCAGCGTCGACAGCATCACGTTCGTCGCGGGCGCTGGCGGACAGGCGACCATCGCGCAGATGGACGAACTCCCCGATGGCGTCCCGGCGACGCCCGGTGAACTGCTCATGGCGATGGAGATCTCCGTCCCGGAGAACATCTCCGACGAGCAGGCGACCATCCAATTCACGCTGGACGAGTCCCAACTCGAAGCGGCCGGCGGCAGCCCCGAATCCATCCGCCTCGGCCACTACACCGACGGCGGCTGGGACGTCCACCAGCCCGAACTCGTCAGTAGTGAGGGCGGCGAATACGTCTACGAATCCGAGGTACCCGGCTTCTCGCTGTATGCGGTCTACGCGCAGGATTCGACCGAACAGACCGAAACCGAGACGGCGACTGCTACAGAGGACGAACCGGTCGGCGAACGTGCCGGTCTAATCGACTCGCCGATTACGGCCGCGCTCGGCTTCGTCGGTCTCCTCGCGCTCGTGCTTACCATCGCTGGTGCCCGGATGTACCAGCAGAACGACAGCCTTTGA
- a CDS encoding DUF7563 family protein, which yields MPHCRNCDGFVTENYVRVFAPQDMSTVRVCPNCEDKLRDGAEVREARSTRQN from the coding sequence ATGCCACACTGTCGCAACTGCGATGGCTTCGTCACCGAAAATTACGTACGTGTGTTTGCTCCGCAGGATATGTCGACGGTCCGTGTGTGTCCGAACTGTGAGGATAAACTCAGGGACGGGGCCGAGGTACGGGAAGCCCGGTCGACTCGGCAGAACTAG
- a CDS encoding PGF-CTERM sorting domain-containing protein gives MTRLHLRLSVFVALVFAAALVAGFASVGAASHGSPANFTVYPQENADRSPSATQATYVMSSAGADAFEADRGLEIVDYYWLESEQADFSACAPDDARVFGIDRGNNNTGTQVDESLLQHMKTYNVNERRITLDLYGPDDFGGDTINLYAPDATVAVLGDCVENTGEAGWYQFSGFVNGTTYAGNYEEVHLTSHYFWVGDFENEEEARAELGPPPSAEGDSSTSESTPTPTPTATATETRESTPTATPTTTATSTPTVTATSAAGGNDGSGGSSETETTEAPGGDSNEQNGGGNTGQSVADMTPTPGEGPGFGGIAALVGLLTAGLLVARRE, from the coding sequence ATGACACGGCTTCATCTTCGGTTATCGGTTTTCGTCGCCCTCGTCTTCGCGGCGGCGTTGGTGGCGGGGTTCGCATCGGTGGGGGCTGCATCCCACGGGTCGCCGGCGAACTTCACGGTGTATCCACAGGAAAACGCTGACAGGAGTCCGAGCGCGACGCAAGCGACGTACGTGATGAGTTCGGCGGGCGCCGACGCCTTCGAGGCCGACCGGGGGCTCGAAATCGTCGACTACTACTGGCTCGAAAGCGAGCAGGCGGACTTCAGCGCGTGTGCCCCCGACGACGCCCGCGTGTTCGGCATCGACCGCGGGAACAACAACACGGGCACACAGGTCGACGAGAGCCTGTTGCAGCACATGAAGACCTACAACGTCAACGAGCGGCGTATCACCCTCGACCTCTACGGCCCCGACGACTTCGGCGGCGATACCATCAACCTCTATGCGCCCGACGCGACGGTCGCCGTGCTGGGCGATTGTGTCGAGAACACGGGCGAGGCCGGCTGGTATCAGTTCTCCGGCTTCGTGAACGGGACGACCTACGCGGGCAACTACGAGGAAGTCCACCTCACCTCCCACTACTTCTGGGTCGGCGACTTCGAAAACGAAGAGGAAGCCCGCGCGGAACTCGGCCCGCCGCCGTCCGCGGAGGGCGACAGTTCTACGTCGGAATCGACGCCGACCCCAACGCCGACGGCCACGGCGACGGAGACGCGCGAGTCCACGCCGACGGCGACACCGACGACAACCGCGACATCGACGCCCACGGTGACAGCGACGTCTGCTGCCGGTGGGAACGACGGCAGCGGTGGGTCGTCGGAGACGGAGACGACTGAAGCCCCCGGTGGCGATAGTAACGAGCAGAACGGCGGCGGTAATACCGGCCAATCCGTCGCAGACATGACGCCGACGCCCGGCGAGGGCCCCGGATTCGGTGGTATCGCGGCGCTGGTCGGCCTGCTGACTGCCGGGCTGTTGGTCGCTCGTCGCGAATAG
- a CDS encoding MarR family transcriptional regulator, producing the protein MATSPEWTHPADERILQYLDENPPDYVPLIANRLGMHLGYVETRVETLVEHGLVEPVTGEEIYAVTSRGEEYLADDTAAIAAGD; encoded by the coding sequence ATGGCCACCAGCCCGGAATGGACCCATCCAGCCGACGAGCGCATCCTGCAATACCTCGATGAGAACCCGCCCGACTACGTACCCCTCATCGCGAATCGCCTGGGGATGCACCTCGGGTACGTCGAAACGCGGGTCGAGACGCTCGTCGAACACGGGCTCGTGGAGCCGGTGACTGGAGAGGAGATCTACGCTGTCACGTCTCGGGGAGAAGAGTACCTCGCTGACGATACCGCCGCGATTGCCGCGGGCGACTAG
- the dph5 gene encoding diphthine synthase, protein MLTFVGLGLYDERSITIEGRDALRDADRVFAEFYTSKLAGASVDDVEAAHDVDIEVRDRAGVEQDPDPILDAAEDSDVVFLTAGDTMISTTHVDLRLRAHDRGIDTRVIHGTTAEAAAASLTGLQNYRFGKATTLPFPYAHGADGVPGSVLDTIADNRDRGLHTLVYLDIKVGTGPKGPDPDHEEYMTADYAANLLSDELDAVGVVVARAGSQDPVVAADSLDALAEESFGGPLHLLVIPGDLHMLEHDALSELAGAPETALPDPV, encoded by the coding sequence ATGCTCACTTTCGTTGGCCTCGGCCTCTACGACGAACGCTCCATCACTATCGAGGGACGCGATGCCCTCCGGGACGCCGACCGCGTCTTCGCTGAGTTCTACACCAGCAAACTCGCCGGTGCAAGCGTCGATGACGTCGAAGCCGCCCACGACGTCGATATCGAAGTTCGGGACCGCGCGGGCGTCGAACAGGACCCGGACCCCATCCTCGATGCTGCCGAAGACAGCGACGTCGTCTTCCTCACCGCCGGCGACACGATGATTTCGACCACGCACGTGGACCTGCGCCTGCGCGCCCACGACCGCGGCATCGACACGCGTGTTATCCACGGGACGACCGCCGAAGCAGCGGCGGCCTCGCTGACGGGCCTCCAGAACTACCGCTTCGGGAAGGCGACGACGCTCCCCTTCCCTTACGCCCACGGCGCCGACGGCGTCCCCGGAAGCGTCCTCGATACCATCGCCGATAACCGCGACCGGGGCCTGCACACGCTCGTCTATCTCGATATCAAGGTCGGAACCGGGCCGAAGGGGCCGGACCCCGACCACGAGGAGTACATGACCGCGGATTACGCCGCCAACCTCCTTTCGGATGAACTCGATGCCGTCGGCGTCGTCGTCGCCCGCGCGGGGAGTCAGGACCCCGTCGTCGCGGCCGACAGCCTCGATGCCCTCGCCGAGGAATCCTTCGGCGGCCCGCTGCATCTGCTCGTTATCCCCGGCGACCTCCACATGCTCGAACACGACGCGCTATCGGAACTCGCGGGCGCACCCGAGACGGCGCTCCCGGACCCGGTCTGA